A single Thermomicrobiales bacterium DNA region contains:
- a CDS encoding bifunctional folylpolyglutamate synthase/dihydrofolate synthase: protein MNDDSRDVSQAVAAVDDAAAAYARAEQYVNGLIFGPPSPPPGTPPAEIRARAVARLARLRAFLEYLGNPQRTYRTIHITGTSGKGSTTTLTSSILSAAGYRVGTHVSPYLQVATEKLQINGQLIAPHRYERLVDDMRQSIEAWVADGHERPNYGEFWVAMVLRYFAEEHVDVGVIEVGAGGRFDVTNVIEPDVAAITSVGLDHTVTLGSTLPEIAWHKAGIIKPGSTAVTGVTDPESLAVIEEEARVVGVELVHIRNGERYSDVRTESTGTSFVDAASGERLRVELPGEFQASNGAMAVEIARKFAGDRLTMDAIRSGLADARFPGRMEVVQQNPLVLLDGAHNPDKVASLVHNLQLIYPGRRKIVVFGALESKSHREMIGALAPLADLVIASMPQVLAKPAMDADEIAAEAPGDVETLVIPDPQAAISAALGRAHDDDLVIVTGSLYLVGNIRERWYPSSAILKQGTCWPALDTASRS, encoded by the coding sequence GTGAACGACGATTCTCGGGACGTATCGCAGGCGGTTGCGGCGGTGGATGACGCTGCTGCGGCATATGCGCGTGCCGAACAGTACGTCAACGGTTTGATCTTCGGTCCGCCATCGCCACCGCCCGGCACGCCACCTGCCGAGATCCGGGCGCGAGCTGTTGCGCGGCTGGCGCGACTGCGCGCGTTTCTGGAGTACCTCGGGAATCCGCAGCGTACCTACCGAACGATCCACATCACCGGGACATCCGGCAAAGGTTCGACGACGACGCTGACATCATCAATCCTGTCCGCCGCTGGGTATCGCGTCGGGACGCACGTCTCGCCCTATTTGCAGGTTGCGACCGAGAAGCTGCAGATCAACGGGCAACTCATTGCGCCGCATCGTTACGAACGCCTTGTCGATGACATGCGTCAGAGCATCGAGGCATGGGTTGCTGACGGGCACGAGCGACCGAACTACGGTGAATTCTGGGTCGCGATGGTGCTGCGCTACTTCGCTGAAGAGCACGTGGATGTCGGTGTCATCGAAGTTGGCGCGGGCGGCAGATTCGACGTGACGAACGTGATTGAGCCGGATGTCGCCGCGATCACCAGCGTCGGGCTGGACCACACAGTGACGCTCGGATCGACACTGCCGGAGATCGCCTGGCACAAGGCCGGCATCATCAAGCCCGGTTCAACTGCCGTCACCGGCGTCACCGATCCTGAATCGCTGGCTGTGATCGAAGAAGAGGCGCGCGTCGTCGGCGTTGAGCTTGTTCATATTCGCAACGGCGAGCGTTACAGCGACGTGCGCACTGAATCAACCGGCACGTCCTTCGTTGACGCTGCGAGTGGTGAGCGGCTGCGAGTGGAGCTGCCGGGCGAGTTTCAGGCGAGCAACGGAGCGATGGCTGTCGAGATCGCTCGCAAATTTGCGGGTGACCGGCTCACAATGGACGCAATCCGGAGTGGACTTGCCGATGCGCGCTTCCCGGGTCGCATGGAGGTTGTGCAGCAGAATCCGCTCGTATTGCTGGATGGCGCGCACAACCCGGACAAGGTGGCGTCACTCGTCCACAACCTGCAGTTGATCTACCCGGGGCGGCGCAAGATCGTCGTGTTCGGCGCGCTGGAGTCAAAGTCGCACCGCGAGATGATCGGCGCGCTCGCGCCTCTGGCCGATCTCGTTATCGCATCTATGCCGCAGGTGCTGGCCAAGCCGGCGATGGACGCCGACGAGATCGCCGCCGAAGCGCCCGGTGATGTCGAAACGCTCGTCATCCCCGATCCGCAGGCTGCCATCAGTGCGGCGCTGGGGCGTGCACACGATGACGACCTTGTGATCGTGACCGGCTCGCTGTATCTCGTGGGAAACATCCGCGAACGCTGGTATCCGTCGTCAGCGATCCTGAAGCAGGGCACCTGCTGGCCTGCTCTCGACACGGCTAGTCGGAGCTGA
- a CDS encoding cupin domain-containing protein — protein sequence MAHPTDNRHPDPASDAGRHPGGFWVQPEEAEGSPRFAAYYYSVEALPKIQPAPGVEMSMMVGGAMMANWVRIEPNAGIPMHSHPHEQLGLVLEGEIEMSIDGDTRICRPGDAYTIPGEIPHSGKAGPNGCLVLDLFSPPREDYIAQVSKQG from the coding sequence ATGGCCCACCCAACCGACAACCGACACCCCGATCCTGCAAGCGACGCGGGACGCCACCCGGGCGGCTTCTGGGTGCAGCCCGAAGAGGCCGAAGGTTCCCCGAGGTTCGCCGCGTATTACTACTCGGTCGAAGCGTTGCCGAAGATCCAGCCCGCGCCGGGCGTCGAGATGAGCATGATGGTCGGCGGGGCAATGATGGCGAACTGGGTGCGCATCGAGCCCAACGCCGGCATTCCCATGCACAGCCACCCGCACGAGCAGCTCGGTCTGGTGCTCGAGGGCGAGATCGAAATGAGCATCGACGGCGATACGCGCATCTGCCGCCCCGGCGATGCGTACACCATTCCGGGCGAGATTCCGCATAGCGGCAAGGCCGGACCAAATGGGTGCCTCGTGCTGGATCTGTTCAGTCCACCACGCGAGGATTACATCGCTCAGGTATCGAAGCAGGGCTAG
- the rlmN gene encoding 23S rRNA (adenine(2503)-C(2))-methyltransferase RlmN yields MPSNVYEFQLDELEAWFTERGAPAYRARQLFSWVYRQHVTSYDAVTVLPKALRERLNEDLPFAALTPLQEWWTDDGETLKVLYQTADGQTLETVLMFYPDRATVCVSCQVGCAVGCSFCATGLMGLQRNLSAGEMVAQVVDMARRAAEKGRPLTNLVMMGMGEPFHNYDNVMKMIAIIHDPVGLGFGARRITISTSGVVPFIEKLADEPYQVNLAISIHAGNDELRSELVPLNRRWPLADLIGAVRRYIGTTGRRVSFEYAMLNGVNTRDEDARQLARQLRNLRCHVNLIPYNPTPAYPYERPAEDVINHFAGILSQAGIPATVRYSRGVEIAAACGQLHVEHAARRRAAAGTDIPQT; encoded by the coding sequence GTGCCGTCGAATGTCTACGAGTTTCAGCTTGATGAACTGGAGGCGTGGTTCACCGAACGGGGTGCGCCGGCATACCGTGCCCGGCAACTGTTCTCGTGGGTATACCGGCAGCATGTCACGAGCTACGACGCAGTCACGGTTCTGCCGAAAGCACTACGTGAGCGGCTGAACGAGGATCTGCCGTTTGCGGCGCTGACTCCCCTGCAGGAGTGGTGGACTGACGACGGCGAAACGCTCAAGGTGCTTTATCAGACCGCCGATGGGCAGACGCTCGAAACGGTGCTGATGTTCTATCCCGATCGCGCGACGGTGTGCGTCTCGTGTCAGGTTGGATGCGCGGTTGGTTGCTCATTCTGCGCGACCGGACTGATGGGCTTGCAGCGCAACCTCAGCGCTGGCGAGATGGTCGCGCAGGTCGTCGATATGGCTCGCCGCGCTGCCGAGAAGGGGCGACCACTGACCAACCTCGTGATGATGGGCATGGGCGAGCCGTTCCACAACTACGACAACGTCATGAAGATGATCGCCATCATCCACGATCCGGTCGGGCTGGGCTTCGGCGCACGCCGGATCACGATCTCGACCTCTGGTGTTGTCCCATTTATCGAGAAGCTGGCTGACGAGCCATACCAGGTTAATCTGGCGATCTCGATCCACGCCGGCAATGACGAGTTGCGTTCGGAGCTGGTGCCGCTCAATCGCCGCTGGCCGTTGGCCGATCTCATCGGAGCGGTGCGACGCTACATCGGCACAACTGGACGCCGAGTGTCGTTCGAGTACGCGATGCTGAACGGGGTCAACACCCGCGACGAGGACGCGCGGCAGCTTGCGCGCCAACTGCGGAATCTGCGTTGCCACGTCAACCTGATCCCGTACAACCCGACGCCCGCGTATCCCTACGAGCGCCCCGCCGAAGACGTGATCAACCACTTCGCAGGCATCCTCAGCCAGGCCGGCATTCCGGCGACTGTTCGCTATTCGCGCGGCGTCGAGATTGCAGCGGCGTGCGGACAGCTCCACGTTGAGCATGCCGCGCGTCGCCGGGCAGCCGCCGGAACGGACATCCCACAGACATAG
- a CDS encoding metalloregulator ArsR/SmtB family transcription factor: MGQLIVGRPAPRQFVAVSAPLALTSAISLAFRAGYAVDQEDSALDPWLVDAWRGLDEDLRHDLDLLLGFSGRLLYYVEEMLFAFDALAPEQLNASFDDYLSFLRNLPAQRFKDMAARSVVRVYRDRGLAEEPPADDDPHDWRMFLRPAITRANIDEAVSLVISPGQLKLRTLALLEGFWRDVFADEYRATLPDLRRVVRVAQTLTHGSSAQQTFAELTGHRLPDEISSRLRDVDQVIFSPSTRLGQFIQYVLYPPVLILYFNPATVIERRSGQVRMPVDDEALSTTQLLEGFRALSDPSRMRIVEMLRDGELYAQEIVAQLGISQSAVSRHLSTLESADLVTVRPTNGMKYYAIYRERLNALAARLVSLADSAQG, from the coding sequence GTGGGCCAGCTCATTGTCGGCAGACCCGCTCCGCGACAATTCGTTGCCGTCTCTGCACCACTCGCGTTGACATCTGCCATTTCACTCGCGTTCCGCGCCGGATACGCGGTCGATCAGGAAGACTCCGCACTCGATCCGTGGCTCGTTGATGCCTGGCGCGGGTTGGATGAAGACCTGCGGCACGACCTCGACCTGCTCCTTGGTTTTTCTGGTCGCCTGCTCTACTACGTCGAGGAAATGCTGTTCGCGTTTGATGCGCTCGCCCCCGAGCAACTGAACGCCTCGTTTGACGATTACCTGTCTTTTCTCCGCAACCTGCCCGCGCAGCGCTTCAAGGACATGGCGGCGCGCAGCGTCGTCCGCGTCTATCGCGACCGCGGCCTCGCTGAGGAGCCGCCCGCGGACGATGACCCGCACGACTGGCGTATGTTTTTGCGACCTGCCATCACCCGCGCCAACATAGACGAGGCCGTATCGCTGGTCATATCACCGGGGCAGTTGAAGCTGCGAACGCTGGCCCTGCTTGAAGGCTTCTGGCGCGATGTGTTTGCGGACGAATATCGCGCCACCTTGCCCGACCTGCGCCGGGTCGTCCGCGTTGCGCAGACCCTGACGCATGGTAGTTCCGCGCAGCAGACGTTTGCAGAATTGACTGGGCACCGACTACCGGATGAAATCAGCAGCCGGCTGCGGGACGTCGATCAAGTGATTTTCAGTCCTTCGACCCGCCTCGGCCAGTTCATCCAGTACGTCCTATATCCACCAGTACTCATCCTGTATTTCAATCCAGCGACAGTGATCGAGCGGCGCTCCGGCCAGGTCCGCATGCCGGTTGATGACGAGGCGCTCTCAACGACGCAACTGCTCGAAGGCTTCCGCGCGCTGTCCGATCCGTCGCGCATGCGGATCGTCGAGATGCTGCGTGATGGCGAACTCTATGCGCAAGAGATTGTGGCCCAGTTGGGCATCAGCCAGTCCGCCGTGTCGCGCCACCTCAGCACACTCGAATCGGCCGACCTGGTGACTGTCCGCCCGACGAACGGCATGAAGTACTACGCAATCTACCGTGAACGGCTGAACGCATTGGCGGCGCGGCTCGTGTCTCTTGCCGACAGTGCGCAAGGCTGA
- a CDS encoding nodulation protein NfeD: MSSTPRRQATSQHRRNVARSMIGAVAAMLGLLILLASPAAADSQTRVGKLRIDGTITPVMATYVGRGIDRAAERGDHAIIIEMNTPGGLSSAMDDIVSDILNAPIPVIVWVAPDGARAASAGVYITYAAHVAAMAPATNIGSATPVQIGDDGQVSDTPTAMERKIVNDAVAKIRSLAELRGRNGDWAEDSVREAANVRASEAVELGVVDFIAATQDELLQQADGMTVAVAGQQVTLTTADAQVATIDMSFFERLLQVLTDPNIAYILLSLGSLAIIFEIANPGGIGPGAIGVILLLGGFYGLGTINSNWAGLALMVLAFVLFALDVFLTTHGVLTISGVAAFLFGSLLLSNTRNPDVLNVSRNVIFAMTAMVTLFFAFIVTAVVRIRKKPAVTGTPAMVGTVGVARTNLRPTGMVFIFGELWQARSESPVEKGESVCVVAIEGLELLVAPVESESGSTPPVAPSLNPSS, translated from the coding sequence ATGTCTTCTACACCACGACGTCAAGCTACAAGCCAGCATCGACGCAACGTTGCCCGCAGTATGATCGGGGCAGTCGCTGCCATGCTCGGGCTCCTCATTCTTCTGGCCTCTCCTGCCGCTGCTGACTCGCAGACGCGCGTCGGAAAGTTGCGCATCGACGGAACAATCACGCCGGTCATGGCGACCTACGTCGGACGTGGCATCGATCGTGCCGCCGAGCGCGGCGATCACGCGATCATCATCGAGATGAACACGCCAGGCGGGCTCTCGTCAGCCATGGACGATATTGTCAGCGACATTCTGAACGCACCTATTCCCGTGATCGTCTGGGTCGCGCCGGACGGAGCGCGAGCGGCGTCAGCTGGTGTCTACATCACCTATGCCGCGCACGTCGCCGCGATGGCGCCGGCGACCAACATCGGTTCGGCGACGCCGGTGCAGATCGGCGACGACGGTCAGGTCAGCGACACGCCGACGGCAATGGAGCGCAAGATCGTCAACGACGCAGTCGCCAAGATCCGTTCGCTCGCCGAGCTTCGCGGACGTAACGGTGACTGGGCGGAAGACTCCGTCCGCGAGGCGGCGAACGTCCGCGCCAGTGAGGCAGTCGAGCTCGGCGTCGTCGATTTCATTGCTGCGACGCAGGACGAGCTCCTTCAACAGGCTGACGGCATGACGGTCGCCGTCGCCGGACAGCAGGTCACACTCACGACCGCCGATGCACAGGTCGCGACGATCGACATGTCGTTCTTCGAGCGGCTGCTCCAGGTACTGACCGATCCGAATATCGCCTACATCCTGCTGAGCCTCGGATCACTGGCGATCATCTTCGAGATCGCCAATCCGGGTGGCATTGGTCCGGGAGCAATCGGCGTCATCCTGCTGCTGGGCGGCTTCTACGGCCTCGGCACGATCAACTCGAACTGGGCCGGACTGGCCTTGATGGTCCTCGCCTTCGTGTTGTTTGCACTTGACGTCTTCCTGACGACGCACGGCGTGCTGACGATAAGCGGTGTTGCTGCGTTCCTGTTCGGCTCGTTGCTGCTCTCCAACACGCGCAACCCCGACGTGCTGAACGTGTCGCGCAACGTGATCTTCGCGATGACGGCAATGGTTACGCTCTTCTTCGCCTTCATCGTGACGGCGGTCGTCCGAATCAGAAAGAAGCCAGCGGTGACCGGAACGCCGGCAATGGTTGGCACAGTCGGAGTTGCGCGCACCAACCTGCGCCCGACGGGCATGGTGTTCATCTTCGGCGAGCTGTGGCAGGCACGTTCGGAGTCCCCTGTCGAAAAAGGCGAATCTGTGTGCGTGGTCGCCATTGAAGGATTGGAGCTTCTCGTCGCACCGGTTGAATCAGAATCCGGCAGCACACCGCCCGTTGCACCAAGCCTGAACCCGAGCAGCTAA
- a CDS encoding alpha/beta fold hydrolase, with protein sequence MSRSDLAVSRWKERLTPITVNGLRTFVLDEGVGDPVVFLHGIPTSSFLWRDVVPVVALERRCIVPDLLGFGLADRPDTADLSPDGQAAFLTGVLDALGAERVALVGHDYGALVACEFLARSPERVSAMVVTNTSVWLDDWKSSSLSPLRMINAPVVGKIATFAARPFMLKQAFRFYVDEVDRLTDEVMAVYWHPFTDGFWNVLRRLNEIDGMTSGEFHRWREALYNFQGPGLVAWGANDPTFPPNRGAEIGKLLHDSRTDIFEHANHFLPVDRPDALGRLIVAFLNGSLLR encoded by the coding sequence TTGAGCCGATCAGATCTGGCCGTGTCGCGGTGGAAGGAACGACTGACGCCGATCACGGTCAATGGCCTGCGCACGTTCGTCCTCGATGAGGGTGTCGGCGATCCCGTGGTCTTCCTGCACGGCATCCCCACATCCAGCTTTCTCTGGCGAGATGTAGTGCCGGTCGTGGCACTGGAGCGTCGCTGCATCGTGCCGGACCTACTGGGATTCGGACTGGCGGATCGACCAGACACAGCCGACCTCTCCCCAGATGGACAGGCGGCATTCCTTACCGGTGTGCTGGATGCATTGGGCGCAGAGCGTGTGGCGCTCGTTGGACACGATTACGGCGCACTCGTCGCCTGCGAATTTCTGGCGCGCAGTCCGGAGCGTGTCAGCGCAATGGTCGTGACCAACACCAGCGTCTGGCTCGACGACTGGAAGTCCTCATCACTCTCGCCGCTCCGGATGATCAACGCGCCGGTTGTCGGCAAGATCGCCACTTTCGCTGCACGCCCGTTCATGCTGAAGCAGGCATTCCGCTTCTATGTCGACGAGGTGGACCGTCTTACTGACGAGGTGATGGCGGTCTACTGGCACCCGTTCACCGACGGATTCTGGAATGTGCTGCGCCGCCTCAATGAGATTGACGGTATGACGTCGGGTGAGTTCCATCGCTGGCGTGAGGCGCTCTACAACTTCCAGGGGCCGGGGCTGGTGGCGTGGGGAGCGAACGACCCAACGTTCCCGCCGAATCGCGGCGCGGAGATCGGCAAGCTCCTGCACGACAGCCGCACGGACATCTTTGAGCACGCCAACCACTTCCTCCCGGTAGACAGGCCGGACGCGCTGGGTCGCCTGATCGTCGCATTCCTGAACGGATCACTGCTGCGCTAG
- a CDS encoding slipin family protein — protein sequence MDTGILVAVGAIILFLIILVSATIKVVQEYERGVVFRLGRLAGARGPGLILLVPFVERMIRVDLRTLTMDIPRQEVITRDNVTVNVNAVAYFRVVDAGMAMVNIADYVRATSQIAQTTLRSILGQVELDELLAEREIINQKLQAIIDEQTEPWGVKVSVVEIKDVELPESMQRAMARQAEAEREKRAKIIHAEGEALAAQQLHNAASIIATEPTALQLRYLQTLTEVASEKNSTILFPVPIDLISAFMGLAQSGGDDDRPKTPQPAVSTTPEETAS from the coding sequence ATGGATACTGGCATTCTGGTCGCCGTTGGCGCGATCATCCTCTTTCTGATCATCCTTGTATCGGCCACGATCAAGGTCGTGCAGGAGTACGAGCGCGGTGTCGTCTTCCGGCTCGGACGCCTCGCCGGTGCGCGCGGCCCCGGCCTGATCCTGCTGGTGCCGTTCGTCGAGCGCATGATCCGCGTCGATCTCCGGACGTTGACGATGGACATTCCACGTCAGGAGGTCATCACGCGCGACAACGTGACGGTCAACGTGAATGCTGTCGCCTACTTCCGCGTCGTCGATGCGGGCATGGCGATGGTCAATATTGCCGACTACGTCCGCGCGACATCGCAGATCGCCCAGACGACGCTACGGTCGATCCTCGGGCAGGTTGAGCTGGATGAGCTGCTGGCAGAACGCGAAATCATCAACCAGAAATTGCAGGCCATCATCGACGAGCAGACCGAGCCATGGGGCGTCAAGGTCAGTGTCGTCGAGATTAAGGATGTCGAACTGCCCGAGTCGATGCAGCGCGCGATGGCCCGCCAGGCAGAGGCAGAGCGCGAGAAGCGCGCCAAGATCATCCACGCCGAAGGTGAAGCGCTGGCGGCCCAGCAGCTCCACAACGCTGCGTCGATCATCGCCACCGAGCCGACTGCACTCCAACTACGCTATCTGCAGACGCTCACCGAGGTTGCCTCGGAGAAGAACTCGACCATCCTGTTCCCGGTGCCGATCGATCTCATCAGCGCGTTTATGGGCCTGGCGCAGAGCGGCGGCGACGACGATCGCCCCAAGACACCACAACCGGCGGTGTCAACGACTCCTGAGGAGACTGCGTCTTGA
- the larC gene encoding nickel pincer cofactor biosynthesis protein LarC, translating into MRIVWFDPYSGASGDMVLGAFLDAGLSIGDLNEVLRGLRLPGWELRSEGASQHGIHGTRVRVIVEGDPEPRDWSAIRDLLVRADLPDPVRAAALAMFRSLAEVEAQIHGTSVDRVHFHEVGGVDAIVDIVGTAAALHLMGIERVYSGPPALGRGFAQSQHGTIPIPAPATAALLARSGAPSIDADVQAELLTPTGATILTTLAEFERPAFRSTAVGYGFGQRELPWPNALRIWLGEMVTDETGDAAPGLDTELLIEANIDDMNPEFYELLLERLFAAGALDAYLTPIVMKRGRPAVIVSAIIASERRGAIEDVLFDNSSTFGVRATAIDRTRAGRAWVSVATRWGDVRLKLKFWHERVVEATPEYADCLEIARSADAPLRLVYGEAQRMGDAFVGRKSADFADGDALAQQ; encoded by the coding sequence GTGCGCATCGTCTGGTTCGATCCATATTCAGGTGCCAGCGGCGATATGGTGCTCGGCGCGTTTCTCGACGCCGGGCTGTCAATCGGCGACCTAAATGAAGTGCTGCGTGGCCTCCGGCTGCCTGGTTGGGAGCTGCGATCCGAAGGCGCATCACAGCATGGCATTCACGGTACCCGCGTGCGGGTGATCGTGGAAGGCGACCCCGAGCCGCGTGACTGGAGTGCCATTCGCGATCTGTTAGTGCGGGCTGACTTGCCGGATCCGGTGCGTGCTGCCGCGCTCGCCATGTTCCGCTCGCTAGCCGAAGTCGAAGCGCAGATTCACGGCACGTCCGTTGACCGCGTCCACTTCCACGAGGTTGGCGGTGTCGACGCGATCGTTGACATCGTCGGTACTGCCGCTGCGTTGCACCTGATGGGTATCGAGCGCGTGTACTCCGGGCCACCGGCATTGGGTCGCGGCTTCGCGCAATCTCAGCACGGGACGATCCCCATTCCCGCACCGGCCACGGCAGCGTTGCTGGCTCGGTCAGGCGCGCCGTCGATTGATGCCGACGTGCAGGCCGAGCTGCTAACGCCGACCGGCGCGACAATTCTGACCACGTTGGCTGAGTTTGAGCGCCCCGCCTTCCGATCGACCGCAGTTGGTTACGGATTCGGCCAACGCGAGTTGCCGTGGCCCAATGCGCTGCGGATCTGGCTCGGCGAGATGGTTACGGACGAGACCGGAGATGCTGCGCCGGGGCTGGACACTGAGCTGCTGATCGAAGCCAATATCGACGACATGAACCCGGAGTTCTACGAGCTGCTCCTGGAGCGGTTGTTTGCCGCTGGAGCGCTCGATGCCTATCTGACGCCGATTGTGATGAAGCGAGGACGACCGGCAGTGATCGTCAGCGCGATTATCGCCAGCGAGCGACGCGGGGCGATTGAGGATGTGCTGTTCGACAACAGCAGCACCTTCGGCGTTCGCGCCACGGCGATCGATCGCACGCGCGCCGGTCGGGCCTGGGTGAGTGTCGCGACGCGTTGGGGCGACGTACGGCTGAAGCTGAAGTTCTGGCACGAGCGGGTGGTCGAAGCTACCCCGGAATACGCCGACTGCCTGGAGATCGCCCGCAGTGCCGATGCACCGCTGCGCCTCGTCTATGGCGAGGCGCAGCGAATGGGCGATGCGTTTGTGGGCCGCAAGTCTGCGGATTTCGCCGACGGCGACGCGCTAGCGCAGCAGTGA
- a CDS encoding MBL fold metallo-hydrolase, translating to MTSENATRWLTPDIGLIDLYFQDTPHVIGAYLLPTDDGLALIECGPSTTLGALEAGVQALGHDLADVRHLLVTHIHLDHAGAAGVLLDRLPNARLYVHEIGAPHMVDPANLVRSATRIYTDRMDLLWGEIRPVDANRLQVVADNDVLTLGGRSLTALYTPGHASHHLAFHDATNNFVFSGDVAGVRIPPATEVWPPTPPPDITIEGWHTSIDRLREVAPDQLLLTHFGPWSDVASHLDQLKARLDEWVVLVEGWVKDGLDRDALIAKLADTVHTEMVQHGSENLEAMFELTTPHWMSIDGLVRYLRKSGRISSD from the coding sequence ATGACATCAGAGAACGCAACGCGCTGGCTAACGCCGGACATTGGCCTGATCGATCTGTATTTTCAGGACACGCCTCATGTCATCGGCGCATATCTGCTGCCGACCGACGACGGCCTGGCCCTGATCGAGTGCGGCCCGTCGACGACATTAGGTGCGCTGGAGGCTGGCGTTCAGGCACTGGGTCACGATCTGGCGGATGTCCGACATCTGCTGGTGACGCACATTCATCTGGATCACGCCGGGGCGGCTGGCGTGTTGCTGGATCGTCTGCCGAACGCGCGGCTATACGTCCACGAAATCGGCGCGCCGCACATGGTTGATCCCGCGAACCTGGTGCGCAGCGCAACCCGCATCTACACCGATCGAATGGATCTGCTCTGGGGCGAAATCCGGCCAGTTGATGCCAACCGGCTGCAGGTCGTCGCCGATAACGACGTGTTGACGCTCGGCGGTCGATCGCTGACCGCGCTGTACACGCCCGGCCACGCTTCGCATCACCTCGCATTTCATGATGCCACCAACAATTTCGTCTTCAGCGGCGATGTCGCCGGGGTTCGCATTCCGCCGGCAACAGAAGTCTGGCCGCCAACTCCGCCGCCGGACATCACGATCGAGGGCTGGCACACCAGCATCGACCGGCTGCGCGAGGTCGCGCCGGATCAGCTGCTGCTGACGCACTTCGGGCCGTGGAGCGATGTCGCGTCGCACCTTGACCAACTCAAAGCCAGACTCGATGAGTGGGTAGTGCTGGTCGAAGGCTGGGTGAAGGACGGACTCGACCGCGATGCGCTGATCGCGAAGCTGGCCGATACCGTGCACACCGAAATGGTGCAGCATGGCAGCGAAAACCTCGAAGCGATGTTTGAGCTGACGACACCGCACTGGATGTCGATCGACGGTCTCGTACGCTACCTGCGAAAGTCCGGCCGCATCAGCTCCGACTAG